TCCACCTCTACAAGTTCACCATCTATTTTGACGCTTGTTTTGTTGCCAAGTGTAATAATCTGTTGTTTTTTACGGAAGGTATAGTCCATTATGTTTTTCCCTACTAAAGACTGTATAATTCCTTTCCCAACTTCTTCTGCTCTATCTGCATTTACAGAACTGTCTGCTGTAATACCATTTTCAATGTTCCGTAGGGAATCATCCCCTTTAAATGGGTCCCGATCTTTTATGAAAGAAAGAACAGTTAGTATGTCATCCTTATCTCGTTTTTGTCTAGCCTGAGATTCTTCTTTGTGTTGCTCACTTGTGTGATATCCTATACCTGTTAGATCTTGCACAGCTTGGTTCATTTCTCCACATGCTGGCATCGACAACAACCATTGTGACCTCTGAACATCACCCATACCACGACCTCTTGTTAGACCTCCTGCAGTTTTTACACTTCGCATAAGTACTTGCTCGATCATTAAATCGGAGGACAGTCCAGCCCAATACCTTTCGCTTCTACGCATGACGTGATGCCCTTTTTGAAATGCTGCAAATACTTCTGGATGATCTTTTGGTAGTTGTTgcattttcatcaaatatacATAAGCAGATTTTGTGTACAAATTGTGACCTGAAGCTGCTAGATAAGGTAACATTGCACTTATAGCGTCCAAATGCAAGTTCCAATCACCTGTCCTTTCAGCTTTAATGAATTTTCTCTCAGAATTTGTACCATTGTTATGTACTGGATCCAAAGCTTTGATGTtctatttttcttctttgactCAAGTTGTGTAACCATAGTATTCTCTATTGTTTCCAAAATTGTACTGTTACATGCCTCAGATGTTGTAATGTCTCCTTCCAATAACTCTGTATGTAAATCAGCTGCTTTATGTAGTATTTCACTTCTGTTTTCGTTAACTTGATCTAATTCATCATCCTCTTGCCCAGGGATCTGAATGCCAAAAATATCGGATGTCAAAATGCAGTGTAAAGCTGTGTCAATAAGCATGTGTGCTCTTAATGCACGTGCTACTGCTTTGCCGTTGAGTATGTGTGAGACAGCATTTGGAGCGTAGATCAGTTCAAGAATTTCTTGAATCCCAGAGTTATTCATAATATGACCAATACTTCCAAGAAAACTCATTTCTGTATGAAAACCGCCTAACCTCAAGACTAGTGACTTCAGTTGACTGTTTGGTTCCTCATTTTGCACAATGGTCAGTGCTTTCCAATATAGTGGTTGGTCGAATGTTAGTACAGGTGATATATCATATCGAGTTGCTAGATTGCAAACGAATGTCAATGTTGAGTAGATACAGGACATATCTGTTGCGCTCATGTCTATCATTGGGAGAAAGGATACTGTAGATTTTCCTGGATATTCTCCTTTATGTACCATTTGCATCGTTCCGGACCATCCTGGAGTAGGATTTTTCAAAGGCCACACTACAAGTGATAATAAATCTAGACGAGCTGTTTTatctatagttttgtttttttctagctcagaatatgacatttttgcCATAAAGTCATTTTGGGGTTTGTAATATTGGATGTTGATTCTCGCTGCTGCCTTGATATCTTCTGCAGAAACATCCCTTCTAAGAATAGCATCAGTTTTCATAGTTCCAGGTGTAATTCCTGCAATAAGCCCCATACCAAGAAAAGTATCATTACCGTCCAATGTTCTAATATTGTGATCAACATTGTCTGcaacaaactgaataaaagtatTGCTTACATCTCCTGGCAGGTCAATTACCTGAGATATAGCGGCAGATGATTCAAATCTTTGAATCTCGGAGTATGATGTACAAAACCCAAGACTGTGTATGGTCGACACAAGAAAGCGGGAGGCAAAATTATGGTGAAGCTGTATGCCAAGCCCGAGCTGTAAAGGTGTAAGAAGAATGCGAGGTCTAGACGCTTGCATAACTGCCTGTCCAATTGATGCAATCTTCAGTTTTGAgtctttttcaacaaaaattgttttcataagGAGTCTTAAACTATCTGGGACATATTGCAAGTTCTGATCTATCGATGCTATGTCTGAGGGAAATGGATAATACTCCTTTGAAGTTTCTACTGAGCGAATATCACTTTTGATAAGCTTTGCAGCTGCTAAAATAATAGCTTGTTTCTCATCTTCAGAATTTTGATGCTTTGGTCGATGGTAAAAGTTTTGTAGAATGGTTGTTGCATTATCTCTAAGTGTAACAATACTACTTTTCCCGGATATATCTGTGATAAGAATATCATCTTTAAAATGGTTCTTAAGTTTTCTCTTCAAATAAACAGAACTGTAGGCTTGCTCTCCACATGAATCATTCATCTTATCAACGAGTTCCTTAATTGTGATTTGTTCATCATCATGATTTTTTAGGTATTCGacaatgtttaagaaataatccTCATAAGCTGCTGGCCTACCCCTACTGCTGTTCTCTTTTTTCTTGGGTGCAGGTGAAAAGGCTAAAGGGATCTTTTTGTTTGTCCTGAAATTCACGCTGCATGCTTGATGGTACAGTGCATCTGCAGCATGCAGATCACTAATTGATTGAAGTCTTCCTTGGATTTCTGATGCCCATTCATCGTCACGTTCATTGCATACTTGAATTATTCTAGTCTGAAAGTCATCTGTTCGTACAGGAAAAACTTCACTacctttctttttattttttgttgcttCTCTGCCACAGAGAAAGCAGTGATCTTGGAAATTGAATTGCGACTTGGAACGTAAACAAG
Above is a window of Mytilus trossulus isolate FHL-02 chromosome 4, PNRI_Mtr1.1.1.hap1, whole genome shotgun sequence DNA encoding:
- the LOC134714408 gene encoding uncharacterized protein LOC134714408 translates to MQQLPKDHPEVFAAFQKGHHVMRRSERYWAGLSSDLMIEQVLMRSVKTAGGLTRGRGMGDVQRSQWLLSMPACGEMNQAVQDLTGIGYHTSEQHKEESQARQKRDKDDILTVLSFIKDRDPFKGDDSLRNIENGITADSSVNADRAEEVGKGIIQSLVGKNIMDYTFRKKQQIITLGNKTSVKIDGELVEVDPQLLFQRCTAVANTLFDDISVIFQYELCSVPSSLFDNNGLPREARKSVLSDSIWNLVKGETTEINTEHVKYVLDGGSLIHRIPGKGTDFQ